The sequence taaaaacaagattaccaaccaaatttccatttgttgcatattgcttgtactggtattcagctgttgtttgcttatcatgaAAATCACTTCgaaaacttggttggtaatcctgtttttatcaaggaagaaatttcatggtaagcaaatttttgtgctaagcagctctataaaactgggcCCTAAACACAGGGCACACCTGTAGCACAGGTGGTCACTTACCTTATAGTCACACTTGGTCCCTTTAAGCTGCTCGGGTGATGCGTAAGTTGTTGTACCAACGTTTGCTGTGTGACTCGTTGGtacaaaattgtctgttttacaaaaaaataaaataaataaaaaatgaaaagtttttAAGTGGCAACATGCACTTGTCGACGCACCACCAATCAGAGGTCTACCTTATTTAGACCCAGGTGTTACATCAAGTGTGCCATGCAACTGCATACAAGAGAACCTgctgttcctggctggattggcagcatattgcgccacactgcacagcaccttgtaaacctttaaagcccgcgaagcgaatttgacatgaatttgacatcacaattCTCCTATCGAAGCGATATTTGCAAGTGATTTGCCCAGAGCTGAACTTCTGCGAATATTCGTTTcaaattttgtgacgtcaacatttgcttcgcattcgcattcgcaatcACAGGAAGTATGACTTGACAACTGACTGACCAATTGTGTGCAAACAAAAATTTTCTCTGCAAACCTTCAACAGACACAACGGTTAGCAAACACTTACCCCATCGCCCATACTTATGATTTGATGCATTGTTTTGGTCCATACCCTCCGGCAAGAAACCTTCTTTCGCAAGACCAAAGTCGCCGATAAGTACTTTCAAATCTCTACCGGTTTTCTCCAAGAAAATATTCTTTGGCTGAAAAGTTGAAAGGAGCGTTTGAAAATTAAGGTCAAGAATTCACTCaacaatctacatgtacatggtagaGCTGACAAGTTAGTCTTAGACAATgttatgttttgtgtgatcagtCAACCAtaaacatgaaataataaacctgttaatatttttgtttaaaggcagtggacagaaTTTCTTATACTTGGTTCACGGCAACAACTTTCTAAAATTACTATTCCCCACATTAATATTGGTGACTCCGAAGTCACCGCTGTTGCAAAAGCTCGCAATCTTGGTGTTATATTCGACTCTTCCATGACACTTAGTTCACATATTTCTAGTATTTCACGCTCTACAACATTTCATATCCGTAATATAGGCAAAGTAAGGAAATATTTGACACAAAATGCAACTGAGCAGATAGTCCACTCTGTTGTAGTTTCTAGACTGGATATGTGCAATTCACTTCTATATGGCCTTCCTTGTACTCAAATTGAACGTCTTCAACGTATTCAAAACTATGCTGCTCGTGTTATTACCTTAACTAAAAAGTCCTGCCATATAACGCCGATTTTAAAAGAATTACACTGGTTACCAGTAAGCAGTAGGATTAAGTATAAACTTTTGCTTTTCGTGTATAAATCGCTCACTAGTAATGCCCCTGCATATATTGATGATCATCTCGGCTCGTACAATCCTCCTCGAAAACTCAGGTCTTATAATTCTAGCCTCCTTATTGAGCCCATTTCCAAACATTCATGGGGAGATCGATCTTTTTCACATGCTGCCCCTCGTCTATGGAACAAACTGCCTGCACTAGTAAAATCATCCGTTTCTTTGACCCAATTTAAAAATcaactgaaaacacatctcttcaaacaggcatttgattcaatggtttaattattgttatttttgttaccttttaggatgttttttcttaaatattgcatttgtattattgtattctataccacatgttctagatttctctcaacttaggtttacattttaatttttgttgttgttaatgtatattaattaatgctattgtttgtattttagcgccatgagcacttctgtggatttgtgcactttataagttttcattattattatttattattattattattgtgtgagtcaggagaaatTTATGAAAAACCATGCAGAACTATCAGCATGTAAAtacattgtctttaaaagtgGTTGTAACAATCAAACTCAGCTGTTGTAAATTTTTTAGATATGCAGATGCAATTTTCGTGAAAATAACTTCATTTCAGAGCGACATAGTTCACAGAAACAATGGTTCCAGTGTGAACTTCATagtcagtaagctttcagaccaaaattaaacaatgttttcaatCCTTACAAATCATGTAAAATACATTTAACTCAACActgcttattaaaaaaaaatacttgtgaGGAAACACTAGATCagcatattattatttcattataGTATTATTAGTTTCTGGCAATGAAACCACAtacatgacatacatgtatgcctcAAAAGCAAACTTGTCAAAAGCGGCTGCACTTcttcccaagtaagttttcaaaagtacagaccctttaaaatatCTCCGTCTGTAGTAAAAAGTGTCCAGTATAAAGTGCCTTTACCTTAAGGTCTCTGTGTATTACATTTTGTGAGTGAATGTACTCAATGCCCCGCAGAATCTGCTGAAAGATGTCCATGTTCTCATACAGATTAACCAAATCAAACGTATCTGAAAGAGATTCAAGatttgaaggggaaaaaaaaaggtcaactTTTATAAAGTTCAATGGAAGTTAagtttcccttgttgtttactacttgatatttgaaaggTTGCATCCCCttgaggtgatcccctggctgccacttCCAAGATtttatcataaacttgggtgtgatccctcgCTATTATTACaaggcttctgactggcaccccgaacattgacaaaatagctCAGTGGGTAGAGTTCAAGCACATTCGTCTGGCTCTAAATCCCGCTCTTATAAGTTTGCCTCTGTTCAACCCAAATGTTATACATGTAAGTGCAAACGTAATTACAATCAGGGTTAATATGcatatattttggttttacccatatatacaTTGATGTtggttagcactgtgtacttagaactttcccgagctctgtgaacaaaaatcacaggttacttgagtgggattcgaacccacgacctttgcaattctagagtagagtcttatcaactagaccaccaagattgcccagtGCAATGCAGTAGCTACACGCAATTTGAATCCTTTACAACAATGAtaacaaaatattagttttgctttaacccctacaccgatgtgtgttagcactgtacactcagtactttccaataTCATTAGCccaatgtacaaaatgtaagcCTATGTAAATGAAATTTAATTTGTCATGGTTGGACTTAGAGATCGTCTTATAAAAAGTATTAAGGAGCAGGGAGTTGATGATTTAAACCACATCTTGAGGAAATACTTACTCTGTGCCTTCTCGTCCATGTTCCGTTCGCATAGCCAGTCTGCCAAGGTGTTtgaacacaattgcatctgaatGTGTAGAATCACATAGAAGCCTGGGAAAGGTAGGCTAGGTTCCAGACTCAGTGTTCTTCTCCCGGCATGGGCATTGGTTTCTGTACCATCCTGACTCTTGGAGCGATGGCGCATCCGCTCACGTTCACGTTTTGGTTTCATCTGCGCATCCATGTCTAAATCAATGATTTGCGCCGAGCTTTTGACCATGGGTAGCTTTCCTACCGGCGCGTCTAAACTATTGCTGAAAGGATCATAAGGAATACAGGGTTGGTCTTCGAAGGTCAAGTTGTTATTATCAGTTTTACTTGTAAGCTTGTGATGCTTGCCATTGAAACTATCTGCATTTGACTGGCTGCTATCAGAACTAGTTTCCGGATCGCTGATTTTATTCAGTACAGTTTCTTTCCAACCGAAAGCATTGTCATTCAAATTACTCTGGTAACCGTTGGGCTCATCTTCAAAGCGTATTGAAATATCATCATACATTTCTTCCTCATCCGAAAGATTTTCATCAATTTCTGTGGAAAAGTCATTAATTTCTGTGGAAAAGTCGTTTACATAGTTTTCTGTCATTTCAGTTATTTTTGCTGTCTGGCTTGACTGGTATGTCTGCTTGGTGGATTCGTGTTTTGAATAAACCAACTTTTCAGTCGTCTGAGTAGATGTAACTGCTTGACCTGCAACCTTTGAACTTGATGTTGTGCACGATCGTGATGAGCTGTATGTTGTCGATGAAACTGATACCGATGAATGTGTAACACCAGACTGTTGAGTGGTACTTTCCGAGGCCGGTAACCTGTCACTATCATCAAATGACATATCAAGTTGCTTGGGAGTAACCGAAGAGTTAACTATAGTGCTTGATGAATCACTTGGACTTCTGCCCATTTTAGTTGGAGTACAACTCATTTGGGTTTGGTCAGATTCGGGCACTTTCATATTTTCCGTCAATCTTCCTGTAAAGGATTGTTCGTATTCTAGATCCTTTAGAGACACTCTATTTCTGTCTTGCGTTGAGCTCTCATGTTCACTGGAACTTCTTGGGCTGAATATATAAAGTGAAAAAACCAAAGCAGTTATAAATCAAAACCTGCTCTGCCCAAACCCAAAACTTCCTGGCATTTAcctcaatgtacatgtaaaccagACTGAAAAGGTCAACAGTTTACCCAACATCAATTTTCATTCCATCACAAAGAATACTTCTACAGATTCTCATGGGGAAATTATGAGCGCCAAAATCTCGCTTTTGAAAATTGAGTCAACGTTC comes from Asterias amurensis chromosome 3, ASM3211899v1 and encodes:
- the LOC139934742 gene encoding eukaryotic translation initiation factor 2-alpha kinase 1-like, translating into MASYNPSSISDFDENDDEELQSVQVSNGTIMDPNNMVHAEMFKSLLYQVCSSNTKNTKERDKVFHSICQTFSKNKLLPPQEKTDMFSSVRLAYTKAFTAMFQTSLQNVQDVESEVHLRSLPATERERTAVLLQIQNIHQRPKMPPEEIIYRHETRYQREFKELHTLGKGGFGQVYKVRSNLDRQHYAIKKIRLKHKNCDQSFKLVNEVKVLAGLKHPNVVGYNTSWIEPEPMSASNYQESKTRGLKCIMPSSSESPRSSSEHESSTQDRNRVSLKDLEYEQSFTGRLTENMKVPESDQTQMSCTPTKMGRSPSDSSSTIVNSSVTPKQLDMSFDDSDRLPASESTTQQSGVTHSSVSVSSTTYSSSRSCTTSSSKVAGQAVTSTQTTEKLVYSKHESTKQTYQSSQTAKITEMTENYVNDFSTEINDFSTEIDENLSDEEEMYDDISIRFEDEPNGYQSNLNDNAFGWKETVLNKISDPETSSDSSQSNADSFNGKHHKLTSKTDNNNLTFEDQPCIPYDPFSNSLDAPVGKLPMVKSSAQIIDLDMDAQMKPKRERERMRHRSKSQDGTETNAHAGRRTLSLEPSLPFPGFYVILHIQMQLCSNTLADWLCERNMDEKAQNTFDLVNLYENMDIFQQILRGIEYIHSQNVIHRDLKPKNIFLEKTGRDLKVLIGDFGLAKEGFLPEGMDQNNASNHKYGRWDNFVPTSHTANVGTTTYASPEQLKGTKCDYKSDMYSSGIILCELFHPFGTKSERAKVIMDVRKGDVPQEIHTRWPNQYKAIEELTHSECSNRPNAAQVLRGPLFQSKEEVISNLQAKLSARDEEVRQLKLQIAELETQLGR